Proteins from a single region of Ziziphus jujuba cultivar Dongzao chromosome 1, ASM3175591v1:
- the LOC125421967 gene encoding BAG family molecular chaperone regulator 5, mitochondrial, which produces MKPSRRGSFFSSSSSSTTVTYTFHDQSDPPSQPNSTEIPIQSSETPTPITVHLPLQAQSTAATKIQSTYRAHLIRTLYRKISTANSEADQLQRLIQRQDTVDAVRRDEREKLRMNEALMRLLLRLDSVPGLDPTIREARRKVSRRIVGLQEILDAVSEAKVEDGDGWYWGYDGFMRNWDDVVAEMEENVCRERGGEEFERFCAQHLGFRCLQRFLRQP; this is translated from the coding sequence ATGAAACCCTCTCGCAGAGGCAGCTTCTTCTCCTCCTCATCCTCTTCAACCACAGTTACCTACACTTTCCATGACCAAAGTGACCCTCCCTCCCAACCCAATTCCACCGAAATCCCCATCCAGTCCTCCGAAACCCCAACCCCAATCACCGTCCACCTCCCACTACAAGCCCAGTCCACCGCTGCCACCAAGATCCAGTCCACATACCGGGCCCACCTGATCCGAACCCTCTACAGAAAGATATCGACGGCCAATTCAGAAGCCGATCAGCTCCAACGGTTAATCCAACGGCAAGATACAGTTGACGCCGTTAGGAGGGACGAGCGCGAGAAGCTGAGGATGAACGAGGCTTTGATGCGTCTGTTACTGAGGCTGGACTCGGTTCCCGGGTTGGACCCGACCATAAGGGAAGCGAGGAGGAAGGTGAGCCGTCGGATCGTGGGTCTGCAGGAGATCTTGGATGCGGTTTCCGAGGCAAAGGTGGAAGATGGTGACGGTTGGTATTGGGGTTACGATGGGTTTATGAGGAATTGGGATGATGTTGTGGCGGAGATGGAGGAGAATGTTTGTAGGGAAAGAGGAGGTGAGGAATTCGAGAGGTTTTGCGCTCAGCATCTGGGGTTTCGATGCCTCCAGAGGTTTCTTCGTCAACCTTGA